The sequence tcaatggttgCCAGGAGTTTGGAGGCAGGGAGAGACAAATAGGTAGAGCACAGgtgatttttagggcagtgaaacgaTTTTGTGTGATACAGAAATGGCGGATGCATGTCATGGTACATTTGCTAAAACCCATAGAACATACACCAAGAGTGAACGTTAATGTAAACTGTAAACTTTAGTTAATAGACAGGACTGAATATTAATGTAAACTCTgtaaactttagttaataatgtattaaCATTGGtaatcaattgtaacaaatgtaacaTGCTAATAAAAGATTTCAATAAGAATAGGAGAAACGGAGTGTGGGGTTGGGGAGTGTGCGGTTGGTATGTGGGAACGCTCTACTTTCAACTCAATTATTCTATAACCTGAAAACTGCCCCTCAATTATGAAATCTATTAAagaacaaatcaataaaaataaataaaaatttaaaataatcagtgaGAATAAATTTTGAAGCAATATTCCCTCTATTTCTATATATGTTTCAAGTTTCTATAacaaatttttacaaaatgtgCATACCAAGATAGTCCACAGCTAGGAGTTTACCCTATAGATATATGCACATATCAATCAGAGATTTACATGAAAGGATTATGTACTTTGTCAATAATagcaaaagtcaggaaacaactaAATACCtattaacaaataattaaataaattatgctttTTTTACACATGAAATACTACAGAGCAGTTAAAAAGGGacagctggccaggcgcggtggctcatgcctgtaatcccagcactttgggaggccgaggcgggtggatcacctgaggttgggagttcaagaccagcctgaccaacatggtgaaaccccatctctactaaaaatacaaaattagcagggcgtggtggtgcatgcatgtaatctcagctacctaggaggctgaggcaggagaatcacttgaactcaggaggtggaggttgcggtgagccgagagcacaccaatgcactccagcctgggcaacaagagtgaaactcggactcaaaaaaaaaaacaaaaaaaaaaaaacaggacaacTATATGTGTAGAATGCAAGTAAGCTCCACGATAGGGAAGGTATTGTTGCTTTGTTATTGTTCACTAATACAGCCTAAATAGCCAGTGTGTCTGGCACCTGGTAGATCCTCAATaagtatctgttgaataaatgaatagagaATAATGgttaaatttgtttaaaagcaaagtaaaaaCAATGTGCATATAGTTTGCTTATCTTGATAGGCTGAAACATGAGGGCATCCCTCTTGACCAAGAGCTACCCCAGATGTAGACTCTGATTTTCCATGGAGCTGGGAGCAGAAATAAAGGAAGCACAGTGTTGGGTggggattttaaaaatgaatctgaACCCTTTTCAACAAAATTACTCAATCCTCTTAGTGTGTAGACTCAGCCTTAGAGTGGATGATTACAAAAGTTCAAACGCGTAATATTTTATGGTGAATACCAAGACTTACAATAAAacttacagtaatcaagacactGTGGGAATGACATAAGGATGACCctatagaacagaacagagaaaccAGAAAGAGATCCACACTTACGTGGTTATTTTTAACAAAGATATCAAAGTAATCCAATGGGGaaaatctcttcaacaaataaaaaagcaaaaacagaaacattattTATATATGGGGAGAAAAGTAACCTCAATCTTTacctcataccatacacaaaaattatttatttatttttgagatggagtctcactttgttgcccagactggagcgcagtggcatgatctcaactcactgcaacctcgacttcttgggttcaagtgattctcccacctcagcctcccaagtagctgggattacaggcacccaccaccatacccagctaatttttgtatttttagtagaaacagggtttcgccatgttggccaggctggtcttgaactcctgacctcaggtgatccaccagcttcagcctcccaaaatgctgggattacaggcgtgagccacagcgcctggccaaaaattaatttaatatggAAAATAGACCTAGCAAAAGTTAAAACTATAGTTTCTAGCTTAGAAGGAAACAGGAGAATATTTTTGGTGACAGGGTATAGGTAAGTCTCTTAGGACAGAGAAAGCAatcaacataaaagaaaaaagtagataaattaaactttaaaatttaaaatacatcttttgaagacactgttaagaaaatgaataggCTAGCCACAAagtgggagaacatatttgcaaagcatatatatttgataaaggagTAGTGTCCAGAAGATATTAAGAATTCCTATAACTCaataacaaaagacaaacaacccaaaaCAGGGCACTCGTAGAGAAATAAGGTCCAAGTGATGCTTAGTGTGATGAAACAACCAGATACATAAGAACTAATCCAGTAATATTATACAACCTTCATACTTTATCCAAACTCTGAATATAATGGAAGAATCATTTAATATTTCAAGAAGATAACATTAATTGGCATATAAATTTGcccattaaaaagtaaatttaacatgaaaataaatatttctatctaTGAATCTCATTCCAATTGACCATTAACAAAGTTCGGTAATAATAACTCACCAATAAAAAGCCACATGAAAAACTGTGTtacatatagtttatttttatttcatagcctttttaaaaatataagccacctaatattttgaaaaacatacaCAGAATAATCATTTAGCTGCCacaatattacaaaaataaaatgacacagaATAAACTGCACAAGAGAACAAAATAATCTCTGCTGAGTCACTCTGACTGGGAACACATAATAGTCACTAGGAAGGTGAAGTGGAGCCGTACTGCCATTTCTTCAAGATCAGTTATCACTCAAATCAATCACAGGTACTCCCAGGAGACCATTCCATGcactacacaggaatatgtgcaATATATAGATGTCAAGTTAACATCTTGAATTTAATTCCAAAtaccattctttcttttcctctgggagACAAGTTCAATGGCAAGCTAGAATAGTGAAGACCATGGGACATCAAGCCCATGACTGACCCACACCTCTCCCAGCTGGTTCTACAACGcaagaaagagaataaagtatACTGTGCTATCTAACACAAAAGCTAGTAGCCCCATTTggctattttaatttaaattaattacaattaaacaaaatttaaattttccttcctcagtcacactagccacatttcaagtgttcactAGCCCCATGTGTCTAAATGGTTAGCATATTGGACActgcagatatagaacatttctgtcatcacagaaagttcttttAGACAGCCCTGGATGTGGGAAGTGTTTCTTCTTTGCTTAGCTAGGATGTAGGCTGCTTATAGAAGCAGCTTTGAGAGGCAATTCTTCTCCCAGGATATTCCTAGACCGGTGGTGGAGTCACAGAAAGGAGTAAGGTAGCCTTTCTCTGCATAGATTCCCCTCCTCCATGCATGAAAGCAACGGTCTTTTTATAGGAATCAAATACACAAACCCAGACTCCACCAAAATATAACTGACAGGATAATTAGAGAGGAGAGAAATGATGCAGATGAGGGAGCAGCGTGGTAGAACATTCTTTATCCTACACCAACCCTCCATAAAGAGGTTATGGCCACCAAGGAAGTGCGCAGGTACCCAGGGCCCTCTAGAAAATCCTGATGTGGGACAAGGATATTGGCTAAGAGAGGTCAGTCCTGTCAAGAGTTTTGTGAGAACACCTGACATGCCTTCACTCTGCTCACTCTGTCAGAGGGGAGCAGTGCTGCTTGGAGCTTTGACAGTTGTGAAGGAACTAGAGTTTTGATCTTTTTGAACTTTATGCTCCTCTGCAACTGTATTTTGTAGCCAGGGCATAAAATGTTAGTTGTCCTCCCAAGATCCACCACCATCTTCTTCCTCATCAAGAGAAAATGGATTTTTGTCAAAGGCAGTTATATATCCAGCTACGAAAACTACATTTCTCAGACAATCTTGCCGATAGCAGTAGCCAATGAcacagttctggccaatgagatgaaGGCAAAAGCTATTGGCCTGCTGAGGAAGCTCTTAAAAAGCAAGTGGATTCGAACTGGCATGCCCCGTTTTCTCTGTgggcttcctcctccttcttgtgGGCAGCTGCAGGGACCATCTTGGAACCTGGAGGAAAAAGCCAAAGGAACCTCAGCAGCCACCTTAATTAAGCCTGACACCCGTGAGCTGCTGAACCAACACCAGCAGCTGCCTGCCTCTAACCTCCTTGTTCTATGAGAAAAGAACAAACCCTCTAATTTGTTTAAGCCGCTCTTCAGTCCAAAACTTCCTATTCCATTATCAAGATAAAAATTCATCTTGATTCCCAATAGGAAAGTGTGATTTTCATCTGAAAGGAAAAGACATCTTGCTTGAAGAATCTGTACCTATTCAATAAATTCAAGTAACTTCAGAGTCATactaacaaaacaaaagtcacagATAAAGGTTTTAGCTCAAACCCACCCATGTCTTCAGGATCTGTCTATACAGACCAAGAATGGCAGAAATGTTTGGGTTCATTATACAAAGTGGCTACTGTTAAGGAAaataagagggttttttttttaaactttaatccATCAGAAAGCTTTTCCTGCATGCTTATTAGGTTCTGATTACTGGGTCTAAATGCCCTTCTGATAATCCAGCTTCCTGTATGGGAAGATGCTCATGACTCAGATACTTAATCAGATCATTATTAACCcataacattatttattttgtgtagacaaaataaaaagtggAGGACTGAGAAATGTATTTCActgattcaaacaaacaaaaaaaaactacatcaAAGATTTACAACTCAATTCTTAACCTTCCCTTGTATGTGACACAGACACCTGACAGTGACATTCTAATGATCCTAGAGTTTTAATTGTGGATTTAGCTTAAATATGCACAAATAACTCGGAGTAgctgctaaaattaaaaacaaagtacaGCACTGTGTAGATACCTTATGTATTACATTAGTATCTTTAGTATTCTACCAGTCTCTAGATTAGTAAGTGTgacttagaaaaaaacaaacatttcccACTATTCTAAATGGTTTAACCAtttacaaactttaaaattttggtcatttaaaatttaactcCATTGCACTGATTTTGAAACTATAGACAAAATTGGAAATACAGAATgtcaaactaaaaatagagtatttcatattttttactcACCTAGTTCCAAGTTTCCACCCCTGCAGGCGAACCAAAAACAAATCCTGGCACCTTGCCATTCCCAGAAAAGCCAGTGCATGGCACACTCTGGGTAAATTTTCTCTCTTATTCTGTAGAATCACACCAGATGGCATCAGTTCTGCATCTACAGCTGTGCCCTAAAATTGAAGTTCAGACATAGGAATCTACTTTATTAGACATTTTAGATTTTGCAGGTGTGAGTGTGATGTCATTCTCATTCAACTTAAAATGGTTATCTTGCCAAGTAGAACTGCAGATCCATTGCACTTACAAGTTTGGAAACTAATGCAACAACCAAGATTGTCTTGATAAGATCTGAAGCCATTTTAAACACCTGAAATTTAGAAACAAtgatgaaataataatatttgaaataaaatacaaatattacatAATAGAATTATGGCTCATTTCCTTATAATGTAAGAAATTCAAGTCACCTTCTAACATTGCTGAAGAATCACTAAAAAcctttttattgaaaataaaacataggaATCTTCTATAATGAAGTTACATTTATATAATAagcagttattttaaatattcttgacTTTTCAAGTGCTTTAATGTCTGTCTCATACTTACACAGTCTTTAAAAATAGACTTGGCCCATAGTGACTGTCAGAACAGGGGGTGGTCAAGGGATGGAGTAGCCAACATGTAGAAGCCTGAAACCTAGATCATTGTGGGTGTCAGAGTATTTGAtctaagtcaaaaatgcattaaGGTAGCCAAAAATGTGAGTTTGAAAGTAGTCCTAATTTGGGAGGTCGGTCTATGTCAGGTCTTGGAAAAATGATgattgaataattaaataaatagcaaaagacAGCTCATCTACAGGTGTCAAAGTTTCAAAAGCAGAGCCTCTAACAAAGCAAGGGCAGGGCAGGAGATCAACAGCAGCAAGATCTAAGAGCAAATGTGAGTTACCTTAATTCCCAGAGCTTAGAGTCAAGTTCCAAGCAGAGGTTGAGTAATAGGAATAAATATTCATTGTGGCCTGGATAAATGGGAACTTGGTCATTAATGAATTTGATTACAAGGAGGTAATAAAATGACCCTGGACACAAGATAGAAAGGCACCACTGCTTTCTTAGGAACATGAGTCAGTAGAACCAGCTGAGAGATTGGATTAATACTCAGATGGTAATAAACTAGTCACCCTGACTTTTCAATAGTCTCCTGTCTAGGAAGAATGATGGGCAGGTTAAACTCATGGATACCAGTGGTGGTGCTAGGAAGATTAAAAGATTGCAAACTCAAGAAGCCAAGCATGTGgttaaaataatttccattctGGTTATTCTAAAGTGTGAAATGATTGTTTTCAATCCTTACAAAAACTATCATTGCTAATTAATTACTCCCACACTCATCTTCAATGTCCGTATTAACTATACAACCCTTTAACTAAATGCCACTGCGGAGATATCAACCAATTAGAGAACTATTGTTCAAAGCACAATACAGAATCACTGCAGTTGATTCAGGGAATTCAAACTGAGAATTCAAATCAAGTCTTACCATAACTCTGATAAAGAGGTGAGAATTTGCTCATACCCTAATAATTAAAGTAAACCACTTATTTATTAAGAACGGGCCTATTTGGGGAGAGTGAAATAGAAAGTGGGAAATTATCTGATGTCTTGGGCCAAAATTATTCACCTGAGACTATTTTTCCTTTAAAGCATCAAAATAATTGTCTTACACTTCACTTTTATATTATCAACTTAGGCAAActttagtatttcattttttaccctCTCTATATGGTCTTTCTTTGTGTCTAAAATTAGTATTTTCAATACTACAGTTATGACTTAGCTTATCCCACACTGATATGACTAACCCAAATCCTCCCTTACTGAAGACAGAGTCTATCTGCATCACATATTTCATCCCATGAACCCCCGCACTGTTTTTCAAAAGGGCAGAATGATTATTAAAAGTGCAAACACTCCTGACATCTCAGTCAAATTTCCACAATCCTCTACTGAGACACTGATTCTCGAAATGAGTTAGGAGTCAGTTTGGCTTTGTAGTTCTGGTAGAAGCTCACCAGATTTGAGTGGGAGAGAGCCCTTTCCTTCCTTGTGCCCATTTCCCCCATCCTGAACCTACATGTTTTTAGGCCCTGGATCTTTAGAAGTTTAGTCATAACTAAGGCCAACGTGAAACCATGTGCCATCCCAACCTACCATTTGCAGAAAGCTTCCATCTCCCGTTGTTCCAGCCTTCTTTTTGCAGGCCCAAACTGTCATTGCAGCTGTGGTCCTCTATGCACTAGTCAAGGGCAGCAGCTCGGCTCTAGAAAGAGAGACGACATAAATCCAGGGAAAAGCTTCCGAAGGATGAAGATATTTCCCAAACTAACATTACCGAGAGGGTACTTAGGGCATACTGGTACTCAAGTTTGCTCCTGCCCGCCCATATTCTGCAAAAGTTCTAGTAATTTAAACTGAAACCACAGACCCGCCTCTCCGTCCTTTTTCCTGTTTCCCTACGCTATGCAAACAGTACCTCTTTTAGCTGGCTTTCCAGGCCATCACCCAAAAGGTCACGTACCGGCAAACCCTAAGGCATCTTTCAAATGACTCTCACTGTAACGTTCACCATCCGCTGTCCCAGATTCCAAACCTACCCTGCACTGCAATCCGCAGACACTAACTGTGGTTGGTGGCTAGAATATGAGTAAGGAACACCGGGAGGAAGGGATTCCTCCCTCCAAATGGGCGACTGAATCTTCCCTCCCCCACGCCCCACCCCAGCACCACCAGACGAACTCCATTTACCATCTCTCAAAGCgcaaaaatgtttaaagcaatttttaaaatacttcaagTGCGCTGTTTCCTCCTGCCACCTGTCCCAAAGCCCACACACTCTTTCTCAAAAATGTGGATATTCAGGTTAACCTTCGATTTTGTTCGAAAATAGCTAAACTGAATTACCCGAATAATTTACTTTTCCACTCCTTGGGTATAACTAAAATGCAGTTGAACCGAAAAGAGCTTGCTGTTGTCCAAAGTCACTCCGGCTCCAAGGGGCGAATTCTCTTTTCGCCATCTCTCCCAGCCCTGGAACAACTTGAGGTCCCTCCCGAAGAGCAAAGCGCCAGCCCAGACCCCATACACCCACCGTCCCTGGCACCCGAACGCTCTGCGAGCCCCGGGCCTCCCACAGGAGCGGAGACGCGGGTACCTGCGCCTCACGCCGGAACCGACCCGTCAGAGCCGCCGAGCCCCGCACCTGGAAACTGGGAGGCCACGAAGACGCAGAATTGAGGCGGAGACCCAGCCCAGGGCCCGCGCAGTTCGGTGCCCTCCCGCCAGTGCCCGCACTCAGGTCACACCGCTTGCTCTCGGGAGAAGCCCCAAGGCTCACGGTGCACCGAGAGGCGCCCGGGCTGGAGCGCCCCGGCTGTGTTGGCCACGGAGTTCTTCAGTTGCTTGATGACCACGAAGAGCAggagaaaaagtaagaaaagcaGGAAGAAGAAGAGCGCCAGGTAGAGCAGCAAGTTGAGTTCCCACTCCATGCTGGAGGCGCCGGCGCTCGCTTGCCGTGCGCGCTCAGCACGGGCTGCAACTGGAGGGCGAGCGCGCCGACCGCACACCCACCTCCCCGCACTCCCGCCCCTCGCGAGGCCGTGCCGCTTTGGGCGCCGACTCCGGGGTCCGTGCTCTGCCTCCCCCGGCTCCGAGGAAACGCGCCAAGAAGCTGAGGAAATCCGGCGCCGACTCTCCCCGCTGGCACCAGAGCCTTCCGCTTCGCTGAGATCCTTTCAGGTGCTCTCGAGGACGCGAGCGACTTCCCTAGGAGCGAAATTCCGCTGGCAGGGACGCCAGAAGAGGTAACGGCTCAGTCTCCCAGGGGAGGTCGGGACTGGTGTTTTGCAAATGATTTAAAAGTTCCCCTCCAACATCCAGTAGGGTCCCTAGCCCCCTGTCTTCCGAATTCATTTCTTTCGTTATATCCCTCCGTTCCTGCTTTCCGAAAAGACAGGGGTTGCCATGGCCCAGAGACCCAAAAGAATGAAAGGTGACAGTGAAGACGGGGTCTGAAAGGCTATGAGATGATTTCGTGCTATGAGATGTCTGAGTGAATTCCTGTTCGAGCTGTCTTGCTCTTCAGAGTAGCAGATGCATTCAATGTTGAATGTACTTTTCTATGGACAACAGGTCATTTGGAAAGGCATTAAGAATACAACGTATTTCGGTAGTGATATAGCACAAAGTTTTCAAATATTGGCCTCAAATTCAGTTTCTTTGGTGAAAGGAGGAAAACAAGTTTACTCAAAGTGTTTCTTGAGTCCCTAAAGCCTTTCTGTATCTAGTTGACGTGACCCGAAGCCCATATTGAGCAGCTTTGAAAGCTGTTCAGTGTATCTATTACTGCGCAACAAATTAAACCCAAATgtagtggcttcaaacaacaaaCATTGATCATcgctcacagtttctgtgggtccaAAATGTAGGAGCACTGGCTGGGTGATTCTGGTGTGGGGTTACTCATAAGGCTCCGTTCAGATGTCAGCCAGGTCTGCCTTCAGCTGAATGCTTGTGTGGAGGTGGAGGATCCACTTCCAGGATGGTTCACTCGCTGGCTGCCAGGTAGGGCTGGTTGTTAGTGGGAGGCCTCAGTTCCCTTCCATAGGTGCTTCCAACACAGCTGCAGGCTTCCCCCAGAAcaagtgatgaaagaaaacaaagcagaggctgcagtgctcTTTACCACTAGCTTCAGAAGTCATGTGTGGTCACTATCCCACTGGTCACACAGGTCAGCCCTATTCAGTGTAGGAGTCCAAGAACATGAACGCCAAGGAGTGAGGATCACTGGGGCCGGTCTTGGAGTCAGCTATGACAGCTGCTAATACAGCCAGTTATCATTGCCCATTTGTAGGcctaactttattttattctttgtttatgAAGATGCGGAATTGCCTCCTGGACTGAATTCTGAGGATGAGGCCTGACAACATCCCTGACTGTAGTAAGTGGCTGCTCCAGAGATGACAGGGGTTCAGAGAGACAGGGTGGTATGAAAACAGTGTGTGAACTGCAAGTCTCATGGACCTGATTCTAGTGTCCGCTCTACCTGTCAGGGGTCACTTTTGCTTAATGACTCTCAGTCCCCTCCTCTGTGACATGCCTTGCTGATCTTTCCCTTGGATTTGTTGTGAGGCTCAAAAATGagcaaatgttaaataaaaatgtgttttgctATATAAACGTCAGATACTGTTATTATTCTTTTACCAAGGGCCCCCAATGCTACAAGCTACTGAACAAAATTTCCAGGCCCTAGGCCTCTCCACCAAGCATCTTAGTGCATAAAcgaaaagaatcttttttttcattttctctttgtctctctctcaaTAACATGATATTGATCCACTTCAAGGCAGTGGTATGCTGGAGCTGGCTCATAATGACTCACAGGAGCTGATTGTTAAATTTTGTAAACCAGTTATTAAATTCCAgctattattaaaagttaaattatataaAGCTACAATTATGTTAACAACAAAGGTAATTAATACTCAAAACTCAtcactttctaattattttattagtttggTACAAAGGCAAAAACCACGTACTACATTTCACTGCTGTCTGTGCACTTGAGGTTAATTCCATGTGTTGTAGCTGTGTGGTGAAGATGCTGCATAGTGGTATGTTACTGCGCATCTCTTCCCAGCTGTGTTCAGTGCTGTCgtgttggtagcttgaaattagcTATGATGAGTGGGTTTGCCTTGAGAAAATagacaaatgctacaaatcaggacCAGGCAGG is a genomic window of Macaca mulatta isolate MMU2019108-1 chromosome 5, T2T-MMU8v2.0, whole genome shotgun sequence containing:
- the TMEM155 gene encoding protein TMEM155, giving the protein MEWELNLLLYLALFFFLLFLLFLLLFVVIKQLKNSVANTAGALQPGRLSVHREPWGFSREQAV
- the TMEM155 gene encoding protein TMEM155 isoform X1 produces the protein MASDLIKTILVVALVSKLGTAVDAELMPSGVILQNKRENLPRVCHALAFLGMARCQDLFLVRLQGWKLGTRFQDGPCSCPQEGGGSPQRKRGMPVRIHLLFKSFLSRPIAFAFISLARTVSLATAIGKIV
- the LOC106998484 gene encoding uncharacterized protein LOC106998484: MLEAPALACRARSARAATGGRARRPHTHLPALPPLARPCRFGRRLRGPCSASPGSEETRQEAEEIRRRLSPLAPEPSASLRSFQVLSRTRATSLGAKFRWQGRQKRCGIASWTEF